In the Oscillospiraceae bacterium genome, CAGCTTGCAACGCTTCCATGACAACCTCACGCGGCCATCGCGCTGACAAGTTATTCTGCAACATCTTGCGCCGAGACGCATAGCCAACTTTGACCAACGTCAAACACACCGCCGATGGCTGCACCTCTCGTTGTGTCAGTCGCACCACTGCCGAGTCGACATTTGGTGACGGCATGAAACAATGCCGCCCGACATCAAAAAGTGGCTCAACTTCAGTTTGTAATTGCACAAGCATCGACAATGCCGTCAACGCCGCATCGCCGGGCTTGGCAATCAGCCGCGCCACAACCTCTTTCTGTACCATGATAACAATTCGCTCAAAGCAATTGGAAGCTAGCAACACCGAAATGGCTTGTGCCGTAATATAATACGGCAGATTGGCAATCGCAACACACCGCTTATTCGGCAAATTTTCACGGCAAATTTTAGGCAAGTCGGCTTTCAACATGTCAACATGGATAACGGTCGCACTTTTTGCCACTTCATGCAAAACAGGCAGCAGCCGTTCATCCAATTCAAGCGCTGTCACCGCAGCTGCCTTTTCTGTCAATCGAACCGTCAACGCACCGGCACCCGGCCCGATTTCCAATACACCAGTCTCGCCATCAAGATTCAACGCCGCCACACAGGCATCAGCAATCCATGGGTCAATTAAAAAATTTTGCCCCAGTGACTTTCGAAATGTGAAATCATGCTTAGCAAGCAATGCCTTTAACACCTGCGCCTCTGTCATCGCAAAACATAGACAGTCGCCCAGCGGCGGCCAAAAGCATTGACTTGCGCACGTGTCGGAAAATACACATCAATGATGTAACCGCGCACCGCGCCGCCCACATTTTCGGCACGGGCAAAGCCATAACTCCACCGCCCGTTCGCCCCGATGACCAACAGGTTCGTGCGAAGCGGAATGACTCGCCTGTCAACAGCTGCAACACCAAGACGTCCCTGTGTGCCAATGGCTGTCACGCGATTGGACGGCTCACCGTCCGAGGTATACGCCGTCACCATCATATCAAATGCCTTGACATATTCAACCACCGAGCCGTCACTCAACACCAACGTGCCGCCCGTCTCACAGATAATGCCTGAGCCTTGGCGATGCCGCGACTCAAAGCGCGGCCCCCACCCCTGGCGCGTATTCACTACGCCGCCCGATACGACTGTAATAAACGGCTGCGCCGCAGCCGAAGGTGCAGGCAAGCTGGGTACGCGAGTGCCGTACTCTACAATCCGCTCTTGCGGCTCTGCCACGACCTCTTCGCCCGAGCGCTCACGCGAAATTTCAATCCCGTCACGCAAATTCACTGTATAGGTGATGCGTTTTTCGCCTTCACTGCCCTCTTGGCGGACATTTTCACGCCCTCTATACAAGCTGTTGGTGGCAACGCGTCGTGTTTCAAACGGCAGGGTTTCACTAAACTCTTTTGTCATTGTGCCCACGCGCACGACTGAAATCGTCATACCCGGACGCGTCGTCACACCGGATGTCGGCTCAACCAAATCATCAATGCCGTACTCAATACCAAGCCGCGTCAACACCGCGCCGACCGTTTCACCGTTGGCACGCGCGGTGGCAACATTGTTGCCCACTTTGACCGTAACGGTATACGAACGATCAATGGTCACACTCGACACGCCACCGCTAAAACGAGTTTGCGGCAAGTGTGCGGGACTCAACCCTGAAATCTGAATGCCGGAGCGCGCAAACGCAGTTTGTACATCCGTTTCATATGTTTCTAACATAACAACTTGACCGTCGAAGTGTACGATCAATAAATTCCGTGCCATGGCAAAGTGTGACATGATTAACACAGTCGCCGAAAGAAGCAACAGTGCCGAAAAGACACGGTTGCGCAACAACTGATTCACGCCGCCAAATGTGCGGGCGCAAACATCGCTTAGCGTTCGGCGCATTCTTTCACCTCAACTTCTAGTGCAAAAATGATAAGTATACCACTAGATATATGTGTTTAGTATACATAATTTTGCCGTTTTTGTCAAGTTTAGGGTGGCAAAACACAAAAAAAGAGGCGGTTTCTTTACGCCTCTTTACGCATATTGTTACTGCCCATCATCATCTTGACCGCTGCCGTTTTGTCCGCCATCGTCTTCATTTGACTCATCAATTCAGGAATTATATACTAATTGTATTCAACATGTCAATTAATATCGCCGCGCTTTCTCGCCATTTTCTCAAAGCAAAAAGAGGCGATCGCCCTATCAATTACTCCATCTTGACCTTCTTATCAAAGAGTGTGGCATAAGCCCTCCTCACACTTCATACACTACCAGTGAAATAGACAAACAACAAGGGGGAATTCACTGTGGACGCCACTCGTATCTATGAGGACATCGCACTTCGCACCGAGGGTGATATTTATATCGGTGTCGTTGGCCCGGTGCGTACCGGAAAATCGACGTTTATCAAGAATTTTATGGAAACACTGGTCATACCAAACATCGACAACGCCGCCCGCCGCGACCGCGCGCGCGACGAACTGCCGCAATCGGGCTCAGGTCGCACCATTATGACAGCTGAGCCAAAATTTGTACCGGAAGATGCCATCGAAGTCGGCATCGGCGGCGGCGCTGTGTTTCAAGTCAGACTGGTCGATTGCGTGGGATATATGGTGCCGGGTGCAGTTGGCCAAATTGAGGACGGCCAGCCGCGTATGGTGACAACTCCATGGCAAGCTCAACCCATGCCTATGGCTAAGGCTGCCGAGATGGGCACACGCAAAGTTATCGATGACCATTCTACCATCGGCATGGTCATCACCACAGATGGTACCATCGGCGACATCAGCCGCGAGGACTACATTGAGGCCGAAACTCGTGTTATCACTGAGCTAAAAGCACTCGGCAAGCCCTTTTTGGTACTGATCAACTCGGCGTATCCTGATGCGCCGTTGGCGTTGGCCGTCACCGAAGAGCTCCGCGCCGCACATGGCGTAACCTGTCTTCCTGTCAACGTCACTCGCCTATCTGAAAATGAAATCGCCGAAATTATCAAGGGCGTACTATTTGA is a window encoding:
- the spoIVA gene encoding stage IV sporulation protein A gives rise to the protein MDATRIYEDIALRTEGDIYIGVVGPVRTGKSTFIKNFMETLVIPNIDNAARRDRARDELPQSGSGRTIMTAEPKFVPEDAIEVGIGGGAVFQVRLVDCVGYMVPGAVGQIEDGQPRMVTTPWQAQPMPMAKAAEMGTRKVIDDHSTIGMVITTDGTIGDISREDYIEAETRVITELKALGKPFLVLINSAYPDAPLALAVTEELRAAHGVTCLPVNVTRLSENEIAEIIKGVLFEFPLSELGLFLPSWVEALDNTHPIKTTVFAAMLEAAESLVKIRDVQPSLNSMKTCPNISGVSLNTIHLGTGIALANIELPRELFYATLGEQSGFDINDDGDLMALLSGLSKIKNEYAKIAPALEDVENFGYGIVMPSTEELSLEQPEIVRHGARYGVRLRASAPSIHMIRADIETEVSPFNMTASSQQRKLFINQLKCDSIIDIGYSCVA
- the rsmA gene encoding 16S rRNA (adenine(1518)-N(6)/adenine(1519)-N(6))-dimethyltransferase RsmA encodes the protein MLKALLAKHDFTFRKSLGQNFLIDPWIADACVAALNLDGETGVLEIGPGAGALTVRLTEKAAAVTALELDERLLPVLHEVAKSATVIHVDMLKADLPKICRENLPNKRCVAIANLPYYITAQAISVLLASNCFERIVIMVQKEVVARLIAKPGDAALTALSMLVQLQTEVEPLFDVGRHCFMPSPNVDSAVVRLTQREVQPSAVCLTLVKVGYASRRKMLQNNLSARWPREVVMEALQAAGIDGSVRAETLQCDDWKRLAAHFDGRGKADDCRTLERL
- a CDS encoding G5 domain-containing protein; translated protein: MRRTLSDVCARTFGGVNQLLRNRVFSALLLLSATVLIMSHFAMARNLLIVHFDGQVVMLETYETDVQTAFARSGIQISGLSPAHLPQTRFSGGVSSVTIDRSYTVTVKVGNNVATARANGETVGAVLTRLGIEYGIDDLVEPTSGVTTRPGMTISVVRVGTMTKEFSETLPFETRRVATNSLYRGRENVRQEGSEGEKRITYTVNLRDGIEISRERSGEEVVAEPQERIVEYGTRVPSLPAPSAAAQPFITVVSGGVVNTRQGWGPRFESRHRQGSGIICETGGTLVLSDGSVVEYVKAFDMMVTAYTSDGEPSNRVTAIGTQGRLGVAAVDRRVIPLRTNLLVIGANGRWSYGFARAENVGGAVRGYIIDVYFPTRAQVNAFGRRWATVYVLR